A window of the Candidatus Omnitrophota bacterium genome harbors these coding sequences:
- a CDS encoding diguanylate cyclase gives MNTEFKDPANKQSFAGRGHGRRDNSLKKLIFECASFILIGAGFWFVLYTLIKAESPEHYFVFFIFIQIAAFLFFSTYASAVIAVLSTLVAAAAFITGSAGVKFFAALAILIYWAIICFLNMYENRETESCGRNKLLLENMQGAIAELETALKSGAKLIPALKKGIASYEKMAEFSLKLGTTFSLKDISMFIIKFTRSIFPEAEVELIKQAGDACDRWVYSSQKPAYIENTAMDCRFDLHNSGDASSIIACPVFNGENIQSIIKVIGRDGGLLPSDLRVLTLIATLSSLAVENVKLFETTQNLAITDDLTGLYNHSYFMERLAEEISRASMHGGEFVFLMMDIDFFKKFNDDFGHQAGDEVIRRVALGITKTIRNTDIVGRYGGEEFSVILPRTDLKRGLVIARHIRKTIKKERFNFDGKYAGVTVTVGLSSFQDFREEDKIIAAADEALYEGKKKGRDRVVVRGLLK, from the coding sequence ATGAACACGGAATTTAAGGATCCGGCCAATAAACAATCCTTCGCAGGGAGAGGGCATGGGCGCCGGGATAATTCTCTGAAAAAATTAATTTTTGAGTGCGCCTCTTTTATTTTGATTGGCGCGGGTTTCTGGTTTGTCTTGTACACTCTGATAAAGGCGGAGTCGCCCGAACACTATTTTGTTTTTTTCATTTTTATTCAGATTGCGGCATTTCTCTTTTTTTCGACTTATGCGTCAGCTGTGATTGCTGTTCTGTCGACGCTGGTTGCTGCAGCGGCTTTTATTACGGGGTCCGCCGGAGTGAAATTTTTTGCCGCGCTTGCTATTTTAATTTACTGGGCAATTATCTGCTTTTTGAATATGTATGAAAATAGAGAAACCGAAAGTTGCGGCCGGAATAAATTACTGCTGGAAAATATGCAAGGCGCGATCGCGGAACTTGAAACAGCCCTTAAGAGCGGAGCGAAACTTATTCCCGCACTGAAAAAGGGCATAGCGAGTTATGAGAAAATGGCGGAATTTTCGCTGAAACTCGGCACGACTTTTTCTCTGAAAGATATTTCCATGTTTATAATAAAATTTACGCGGAGTATTTTTCCGGAAGCGGAAGTGGAACTTATAAAACAGGCGGGGGACGCCTGCGACAGGTGGGTGTATTCAAGCCAGAAACCGGCGTATATAGAAAATACCGCTATGGACTGCAGGTTTGATTTGCATAATTCCGGCGACGCCTCGTCTATAATAGCCTGTCCCGTTTTCAACGGGGAGAACATACAGTCTATTATAAAAGTGATAGGCAGAGACGGCGGGCTTTTGCCGTCGGACTTGAGGGTTTTGACCTTAATAGCGACTCTTTCTTCGCTGGCGGTTGAGAATGTGAAGCTTTTTGAAACAACGCAGAATCTGGCAATAACGGATGATCTCACGGGACTGTATAATCACTCATATTTTATGGAAAGACTGGCAGAAGAAATTTCGAGGGCTTCAATGCATGGCGGGGAATTTGTTTTCCTGATGATGGACATAGATTTTTTCAAAAAATTCAACGATGATTTCGGCCATCAGGCGGGAGACGAGGTGATTAGACGCGTTGCCCTTGGAATTACAAAAACAATACGCAACACTGATATCGTCGGCCGTTATGGGGGCGAGGAATTTTCGGTGATACTGCCGCGGACAGATTTAAAAAGAGGCCTCGTAATTGCCCGGCACATAAGAAAAACGATAAAGAAGGAAAGATTTAATTTTGACGGCAAATACGCGGGGGTCACGGTGACGGTGGGCCTTTCAAGTTTTCAGGATTTCCGGGAAGAAGATAAAATTATTGCCGCCGCCGACGAGGCCCTGTATGAGGGTAAGAAAAAAGGGCGCGACAGGGTAGTGGTGCGGGGCCTCTTAAAATGA
- a CDS encoding diguanylate cyclase — MNCGKTRMNALRFFLAAAMIAVFFTAPGRYGIFIAASLGMLFLFSLPPGKRNTSVKSAVSLTAAALFMLSGDVMLYAYAALALVLVIPDLKILASRKKNYGDFKIKFGRIEEKLLALKKENSETSKGIEELENEIERYEKLYELSKAMESVSDGKELAKKSLETFSLKLGVETLAFFDCAFGGNEILCSKNLSADEYGVWKSMVGKIQNKPGAEYYEFELVAGNKSLGSVMAKGNLDSFQIKNAAVIASQVALGWEKILLYEKVRELSRIDGLTGLFLRKYFMGRLNEEIARARRYNYKIAFLMCDLDLFKTYNDTYGHPVGDEALKSVAAKIKENIYKSDLAGRYGGEEFCVYMPVSDESGTRKKAQRIVEAVRLETPVTISAGLAFFPADALTAEDLIKSADKALYKAKEKGRDTVCEYEKDV, encoded by the coding sequence ATGAATTGCGGCAAAACGCGCATGAACGCGCTGCGATTTTTTCTTGCGGCCGCGATGATTGCCGTTTTTTTTACCGCTCCGGGGAGGTACGGTATTTTTATAGCGGCCTCTTTGGGTATGCTTTTTCTTTTTTCATTGCCTCCGGGAAAGCGGAACACCTCTGTTAAATCAGCCGTTTCCCTCACAGCCGCGGCGCTGTTTATGCTGTCCGGCGACGTTATGCTTTATGCTTATGCGGCTCTCGCGCTGGTTTTAGTTATTCCCGATTTGAAAATACTTGCATCCCGGAAAAAGAATTACGGCGATTTTAAAATAAAATTCGGTCGGATTGAGGAGAAACTTCTTGCGCTGAAAAAAGAGAATTCCGAAACTTCAAAGGGAATTGAAGAACTTGAGAACGAAATTGAAAGATATGAAAAACTCTATGAGCTCTCAAAAGCCATGGAATCTGTTTCCGACGGAAAAGAACTTGCGAAGAAATCGCTTGAGACTTTTTCGCTGAAACTCGGTGTGGAAACCCTCGCTTTTTTCGACTGCGCTTTTGGCGGCAACGAAATTTTATGCTCAAAAAATCTGTCGGCGGATGAATACGGGGTATGGAAATCCATGGTTGGCAAAATACAGAACAAACCCGGGGCGGAATACTATGAATTTGAACTTGTGGCGGGGAACAAAAGTCTCGGTTCGGTCATGGCAAAGGGAAATCTTGATTCTTTTCAGATTAAGAACGCCGCGGTTATAGCGTCGCAGGTGGCGCTGGGCTGGGAAAAAATACTGCTTTACGAAAAAGTGAGGGAGCTTTCAAGAATAGACGGTTTGACAGGACTTTTTCTCAGGAAGTATTTCATGGGCCGTCTGAACGAAGAGATCGCGCGTGCCCGGAGATACAATTATAAAATCGCGTTTCTCATGTGCGATCTGGATCTCTTCAAAACCTATAATGATACCTATGGCCATCCTGTGGGCGATGAGGCGCTAAAATCAGTGGCCGCTAAAATTAAGGAAAATATTTATAAATCCGATTTGGCCGGCCGTTACGGCGGCGAAGAGTTTTGCGTGTATATGCCGGTATCGGATGAAAGCGGCACACGCAAAAAAGCGCAGCGGATTGTTGAGGCGGTAAGACTCGAAACTCCCGTGACGATTTCTGCGGGGCTGGCTTTTTTCCCGGCGGATGCTTTGACCGCGGAAGATTTAATAAAGTCGGCGGATAAGGCGTTGTATAAGGCTAAAGAAAAAGGGAGAGATACCGTTTGCGAATATGAAAAAGATGTGTAA
- a CDS encoding response regulator, whose translation MSKKIFTTQEVAQLLSCDLTTVIKWVNAGKLNAYKTPGGHRRIEKEDLVQFISKYDMPMPEELREVNRVLIVDDDPQFIEMTAAILGKIENVSIDSAKEGFEAGEKVISFSPHVVILDMKLPGIDGFEVCRRIKDREDTAGVRVIAVTAYGTPDDKKRILECGADHYFEKPVKPEQFLNTVQKLLP comes from the coding sequence ATGAGTAAAAAAATATTCACTACTCAAGAGGTGGCGCAACTGCTGTCCTGCGATCTCACAACTGTTATTAAATGGGTGAACGCGGGCAAGCTCAACGCCTATAAAACCCCCGGCGGCCACAGGCGCATAGAGAAGGAAGACCTCGTACAATTCATCAGCAAATATGATATGCCTATGCCGGAAGAACTCCGTGAGGTGAACAGGGTGCTCATCGTCGACGACGATCCCCAGTTCATTGAGATGACCGCGGCCATCCTGGGGAAGATTGAGAACGTCAGCATTGACTCGGCGAAAGAGGGTTTTGAGGCGGGGGAAAAGGTCATTTCGTTCAGCCCCCATGTTGTCATACTGGACATGAAACTTCCCGGCATAGACGGTTTTGAGGTCTGCCGGAGAATAAAAGACAGGGAAGATACCGCGGGGGTGAGAGTGATAGCCGTCACCGCCTACGGCACTCCCGACGACAAAAAGCGTATTCTGGAATGCGGCGCCGATCATTATTTCGAGAAGCCGGTGAAGCCGGAACAATTTCTGAACACGGTTCAAAAACTACTGCC